A single window of Amphiura filiformis chromosome 17, Afil_fr2py, whole genome shotgun sequence DNA harbors:
- the LOC140137354 gene encoding laminin subunit gamma-1-like has product MIVALWIEGRWLERRKGILMIYIYHTGQGFLDNVQLGNVQRAVGPGSEEVMSVELCTHPEGFVGQFNESCLAGYRRDPPNSTVHLLCVCHASATITPATAILTQVDELTHLYTLGVRPDNKDMK; this is encoded by the exons ATGATAGTAGCCTTGTGGATCGAAGGTAGATGGTTAGAGAGGAGAAAAGGCATTTTAATGATTTATATTTATCACACAGGTCAAGGCTTCTTAGATAATGTCCAGCTGGGCAACGTCCAGAGAGCAGTCGGTCCCGGCAGTGAGGAAGTCATGTCTGTAGAGCTCTGCACACATCCAGAAGGTTTTGTGGGTCAATTCAACGAGTCGTGTTTGGCAGGATATAGGCGTGATCCACCAAACAGCACAGTCCATTTGCTATGTGTGTGCCATGCCAGTGCAACAATCACGCCAGCTACTGCAATCCTGACTCAG GTTGATGAATTGACACATCTGTACACACTTGGAGTCAGGCCAGACAACAAAGATATGAAATAG